Proteins co-encoded in one Spirosoma endbachense genomic window:
- a CDS encoding nuclear transport factor 2 family protein yields MNVSILGLCFFSMGILASFAQTNQTNSSATTPTKAQQEIIDLSKQKWQWMADKNVDKLAQLFDDKSKFVHMSGTWKKDEELEIIKTGSIWYRKADVHDVAVELFDDTAIIWSRIRLESTVRGSEAKVEFTVTEVYKKRGNAWKMLALTFSSVRDTHVIKH; encoded by the coding sequence ATGAACGTATCAATTCTTGGCCTGTGTTTCTTCAGCATGGGTATACTAGCGTCCTTCGCCCAAACAAACCAGACCAATTCTTCGGCAACCACCCCCACTAAGGCCCAACAGGAAATCATCGATCTCTCGAAGCAAAAATGGCAGTGGATGGCCGACAAGAATGTAGACAAACTGGCTCAACTCTTCGATGACAAGTCAAAATTTGTCCATATGAGTGGCACCTGGAAAAAGGACGAGGAACTCGAAATCATTAAAACCGGAAGCATTTGGTATAGAAAAGCGGATGTACACGACGTGGCGGTGGAGCTGTTTGACGACACGGCCATCATCTGGAGCCGAATTAGGCTGGAGTCAACGGTTCGGGGTAGTGAGGCAAAGGTTGAGTTTACAGTGACTGAAGTCTATAAAAAACGAGGCAATGCCTGGAAAATGTTAGCCCTGACCTTTAGCAGTGTTCGGGACACCCATGTGATTAAGCATTAA
- a CDS encoding nuclear transport factor 2 family protein has product MKTTMNIAILAISFLMAGMQASFAQAQNANTATTGSASMEQEIINLSKQKWQWMSDKNVDKLATLFDEKSMFVHMGGSWGKSRELEVIKSGNIWYRKASVYSTTFHMIGNTAILLSDLDLVAVVGGNEVTNPFMVTEVYVNENGKWILGQLSFSKLMRPVKN; this is encoded by the coding sequence ATGAAAACAACAATGAACATAGCAATTCTCGCAATTTCCTTCCTGATGGCAGGTATGCAGGCATCCTTCGCTCAGGCACAAAACGCAAATACTGCTACAACGGGTAGCGCCAGTATGGAGCAGGAAATCATTAACCTCTCGAAGCAAAAATGGCAGTGGATGTCCGACAAGAATGTAGACAAGTTAGCTACCTTATTCGATGAAAAATCGATGTTTGTCCACATGGGTGGCAGTTGGGGCAAGAGCCGGGAACTGGAGGTCATTAAAAGCGGGAACATCTGGTACAGGAAAGCGAGTGTCTATTCAACGACCTTCCATATGATTGGCAATACGGCCATCCTGTTAAGTGACCTTGACCTGGTGGCCGTAGTGGGCGGAAACGAAGTGACCAATCCATTTATGGTGACGGAGGTCTATGTAAACGAAAACGGAAAATGGATACTGGGTCAACTCTCGTTCTCCAAGCTGATGCGGCCAGTTAAAAACTAG
- a CDS encoding aldo/keto reductase, translating into MQQVILNNGVEMPILGFGVFQVPDRAECERSVLDAIATGYRLIDTAASYGNEEAVGQAIKKSGVSRENLFITTKLWIQSDGYKGTKKAFEDSLKKLQLDYLDLYLMHQPFGDVYGEWRAMQELYKEGRVRAIGVSNFQPDRLIDLIVHNEIVPAINQIETHPFHQQVETQKFLIDNNVQIESWGPFAEGKNDLFHNELLRSIGEKYNKSIAQVVLRWLTQRGVVAIPKSVRKERMEENFNSLDFELSQSEMESIKTLDTKVSLFFDHRDPAIVKWLGTYKAGV; encoded by the coding sequence ATGCAACAAGTGATTTTGAACAATGGGGTGGAAATGCCCATCCTGGGATTCGGCGTGTTTCAGGTGCCTGATCGAGCCGAATGTGAACGAAGTGTATTGGATGCCATTGCGACTGGTTATCGGTTGATCGATACGGCGGCTTCGTATGGGAATGAAGAGGCCGTAGGGCAGGCAATCAAAAAAAGTGGAGTTTCCAGAGAAAACCTGTTTATCACGACCAAACTCTGGATACAGTCCGATGGCTACAAGGGCACCAAAAAGGCATTCGAAGATTCGTTAAAAAAATTGCAACTGGATTACCTCGACCTGTACCTGATGCACCAACCCTTTGGTGATGTGTACGGCGAGTGGCGAGCCATGCAGGAACTATACAAAGAAGGTAGAGTTAGGGCCATCGGTGTTAGTAATTTCCAGCCCGACCGGCTTATCGACCTGATTGTTCACAACGAAATCGTTCCGGCGATCAATCAGATCGAAACGCATCCGTTTCACCAGCAGGTCGAAACGCAGAAATTTCTGATCGACAACAATGTACAGATTGAGTCCTGGGGCCCCTTTGCGGAAGGCAAAAACGACCTTTTTCACAATGAGCTGCTGCGGTCAATTGGTGAAAAATACAACAAATCGATTGCTCAGGTTGTCCTGCGCTGGCTAACCCAACGGGGCGTGGTAGCCATTCCCAAATCCGTTCGCAAAGAGCGCATGGAAGAGAACTTTAATAGCCTTGATTTTGAATTAAGCCAGTCAGAAATGGAATCCATTAAAACCCTGGATACAAAGGTAAGTCTCTTCTTCGATCACCGTGATCCGGCCATAGTAAAGTGGTTAGGTACGTATAAAGCTGGCGTTTAA
- a CDS encoding helix-turn-helix domain-containing protein: protein MVTLRRFETISDYNAFNNNETLHPLVSVVDLSKADPRQGSRMYFGFYTIFLKDVKCGDLVYGLHTYDYQEGTLVFLAPGQVAGINSNGETYQPKGYALVFHPDLIHGTSLGRHIQEYSFFGYQSNEALHLSKRERGIVMDCFSKIDYELEHAIDTHSKKLIVNNIELFLNYCVRFYDRQFITRDTVHKGVLERFEHLLNEYYQADKPQLIGLPSVAYCASELNLSANYFGDLIKKETGKTAQEYIQTKVIEVAKERIFDQSKSVSQLAYELGFKYPQHFMRLFKQRVGQSPNEYRMLHNN from the coding sequence ATGGTTACCCTAAGACGATTTGAGACAATAAGCGACTACAACGCCTTCAATAATAATGAAACACTGCACCCGCTGGTGAGTGTCGTCGATCTGTCCAAGGCCGATCCACGGCAAGGCTCCCGCATGTATTTTGGTTTCTACACGATCTTCTTAAAAGATGTCAAATGCGGAGATCTTGTGTATGGCCTGCATACCTATGATTATCAGGAAGGTACGCTGGTTTTTCTGGCACCAGGACAGGTGGCAGGCATAAATAGCAACGGCGAGACGTATCAGCCCAAAGGCTATGCGCTGGTCTTTCATCCTGATTTAATTCATGGCACTTCGCTGGGGCGTCACATACAGGAGTATAGCTTCTTTGGCTACCAATCGAATGAAGCCCTGCATTTGTCGAAACGGGAACGGGGGATTGTGATGGATTGCTTTTCTAAGATTGATTATGAATTAGAGCACGCCATCGATACGCACAGTAAGAAGCTGATTGTGAACAACATTGAACTGTTTTTAAACTATTGCGTCCGATTTTATGACCGCCAGTTTATTACCCGGGATACTGTCCATAAAGGGGTACTGGAACGGTTCGAACATTTGCTGAATGAGTATTATCAGGCTGATAAACCACAGCTTATTGGTTTGCCTTCCGTGGCATACTGCGCCAGTGAATTGAATTTGTCGGCCAACTATTTTGGCGATCTGATCAAGAAAGAAACGGGCAAAACCGCGCAGGAGTACATCCAGACAAAAGTAATCGAGGTGGCTAAAGAACGGATATTTGATCAAAGCAAATCCGTTAGCCAACTAGCCTACGAATTAGGCTTTAAATATCCCCAGCATTTCATGCGTTTATTTAAACAACGGGTTGGACAATCGCCCAATGAGTACCGGATGCTGCATAACAATTAA
- a CDS encoding PQQ-dependent sugar dehydrogenase, translating to MKNRMLISIASTLLAFASCKSDVADTATPPSTGTPPNSTSPVETNPPNATYSPAFAGQTRVTGVRSTTSYESKVLTTALTSPWGITSLPDGRLLITEKAGTMRIATTTGQLGQPITGIPTVNPAGQGGLLGVRVDPAFATNRTVYWVFSEPMADGNLTAVAKGQLSQNESRIENVTVIYRATPAYRGTAHYGGRIVIDQTGNLLISTGERSDLVTRPQAQSLNSGLGKIIRITKEGVATTGNPLASQAGARPELYTYGHRNPQGLALHPVTGDLWQSEHGPRGGDEINRIQPGANYGWPTITYGLEYSGSRVGDGIQQRQGLEQPVYYWDPVVSPSGMTFYSGNRIPEWQNNLFIGALSGMHIVRLVIENNRVIGEERLLANEGQRFRDLTQGTDGALYAITDGGRLYRIDRR from the coding sequence ATGAAAAATCGAATGCTGATTAGTATCGCCAGTACTTTGCTTGCATTTGCTTCCTGTAAATCCGATGTAGCCGATACGGCAACTCCTCCATCTACCGGGACACCTCCAAACAGCACATCACCGGTTGAGACAAACCCGCCCAATGCAACTTATAGCCCTGCTTTTGCGGGACAAACCCGAGTAACTGGTGTGCGATCAACTACCAGCTACGAAAGCAAGGTCCTGACGACAGCCCTGACTAGTCCATGGGGCATTACCAGCCTGCCGGATGGCAGATTACTTATTACCGAAAAAGCAGGTACCATGCGCATTGCCACGACAACGGGGCAACTTGGGCAGCCGATCACCGGTATACCAACGGTCAATCCCGCTGGTCAGGGCGGGCTGCTGGGTGTACGGGTCGATCCGGCTTTTGCAACCAACCGAACGGTCTACTGGGTATTTTCTGAGCCAATGGCGGATGGCAACCTGACGGCGGTTGCCAAAGGGCAATTGTCTCAGAATGAATCACGGATAGAGAACGTAACGGTCATTTACCGCGCCACACCGGCTTACCGGGGGACGGCGCATTATGGTGGTCGTATTGTGATCGATCAGACTGGCAATCTGCTTATCAGTACGGGAGAGCGGTCTGATCTGGTTACCCGGCCTCAAGCCCAATCGCTGAATTCGGGACTGGGAAAAATAATCCGCATCACCAAAGAAGGGGTAGCTACTACTGGTAATCCACTGGCATCGCAGGCAGGGGCCCGACCCGAATTATATACCTATGGGCATCGAAACCCACAGGGGCTGGCTCTCCATCCGGTAACGGGCGATCTGTGGCAAAGCGAACACGGACCAAGAGGGGGAGACGAAATCAATCGCATCCAGCCTGGAGCCAATTATGGCTGGCCAACCATTACGTATGGCCTCGAATACAGTGGCAGTCGGGTAGGGGATGGTATTCAGCAACGGCAAGGGCTGGAACAACCTGTTTATTACTGGGACCCAGTTGTGTCACCCAGCGGCATGACGTTCTACAGTGGTAATCGTATACCGGAATGGCAGAATAATCTGTTTATTGGGGCTCTAAGTGGAATGCACATTGTGCGACTGGTGATCGAAAACAACCGGGTTATCGGCGAAGAACGGTTGCTGGCGAATGAAGGGCAGCGTTTTCGCGATCTAACACAGGGCACAGACGGAGCCTTATACGCCATTACTGACGGGGGAAGGCTGTATCGAATCGATAGAAGATAA
- a CDS encoding carboxylesterase family protein produces the protein MMNTYWANFAKTGDPNGNGLPQLPVYDLKKNEVFEFRPDGSATITPDHRKARLDVMEKAATSTKSN, from the coding sequence ATGATGAACACCTACTGGGCCAACTTCGCTAAAACAGGTGATCCGAATGGCAATGGACTGCCGCAATTACCCGTTTATGATCTAAAAAAGAATGAGGTTTTCGAGTTTCGGCCCGATGGATCGGCGACTATTACACCCGATCATCGAAAAGCAAGGCTGGACGTGATGGAGAAAGCCGCCACGTCGACGAAGTCAAACTAG